In Pseudomonas hamedanensis, a single window of DNA contains:
- a CDS encoding HU family DNA-binding protein, producing the protein MNKSELIDAIAASADIPKAAAGRALDAVIESVTGALKAGDSVVLVGFGTFSVTDRPARTGRNPQTGKTLEIPAAKKPGFKAGKALKEAVN; encoded by the coding sequence GTGAACAAGTCGGAACTGATTGATGCTATCGCTGCATCCGCTGATATCCCGAAAGCTGCTGCTGGCCGTGCGCTGGACGCTGTAATCGAATCCGTCACTGGCGCTCTGAAGGCTGGCGACTCCGTTGTTCTGGTTGGTTTCGGTACTTTCTCCGTGACTGACCGTCCGGCGCGTACCGGTCGTAACCCGCAAACTGGCAAGACTCTGGAAATCCCGGCTGCCAAGAAGCCAGGTTTCAAAGCCGGTAAAGCACTGAAAGAAGCTGTTAACTAA
- a CDS encoding SurA N-terminal domain-containing protein: MLQNIRDNSQGWIAKTIIGVIVALMALTGFDAIFQATTHTNEAAKVNGEEISQNELSQAVDMQRRQLMQQLGKDFDASLLDEKMLRESALKGLIDRKLLLQGAEQSKFAFSEAALDQVILQTPEFQVDGKFSSERFDQVIRQLGYNRMQFRQMLAQEMLIGQLRAGVAGSGFVTDAEVLAFARQEKQTRDFATLTVKADPAAVKLTDDEVKAYYDEHAKEFMTPDQVIIDYLELKKSSFFDQVAVKDEDLQAAYQKEIANLSEQRRAAHILIEVNDKTTEAQAKAKIDEVQARLAKGEKFEALAKEFSQDPGSANNGGDLGYAGPGVYDPAFEKALYSLSKDQVSEPVRTDFGYHLIKLLGVEAPEVPTLASLKDKLTRELKAAQVEQRFVEATKQLEDSAFEASDLAQPAADLKLTVHTSKPFGREGGEGVAANRAVVTAAFSPEVIDEGANSTAIELDPETVIVLRAKEHLKPAQLPLESVSAAIRAQLTKEHASAAAKTRAEKLIADLRDGKAPLDKAIDGQSWKVTEAATRGQEGVEPVVLQALFRMPKPASKDKPTFSNVTLPDGSLMIVRLNGVNEAAAPTDEEKAQYRRFLASREGQQDFAAYRKQLESQADIKRY, translated from the coding sequence ATGCTGCAGAATATCAGGGACAATTCACAAGGCTGGATTGCCAAGACCATTATCGGGGTCATCGTTGCACTGATGGCCCTGACCGGTTTCGACGCCATTTTCCAGGCCACGACTCACACCAACGAGGCGGCCAAGGTCAACGGTGAAGAAATCAGCCAGAACGAACTGAGTCAGGCCGTTGATATGCAACGCCGTCAGTTGATGCAACAGCTGGGCAAGGACTTCGATGCTTCCTTGCTCGATGAAAAAATGCTCCGCGAGTCGGCGCTCAAAGGCCTGATCGATCGCAAGCTGCTGCTGCAAGGCGCTGAACAATCGAAATTCGCTTTCTCTGAAGCGGCGCTGGATCAGGTGATCCTGCAAACGCCTGAATTCCAGGTCGACGGTAAATTCAGTTCCGAGCGCTTCGATCAGGTGATCCGTCAACTGGGTTACAACCGCATGCAATTCCGCCAGATGCTGGCCCAGGAAATGCTGATCGGCCAACTGCGTGCCGGTGTCGCGGGCAGCGGTTTCGTGACCGATGCCGAAGTGCTGGCCTTCGCCCGTCAGGAAAAACAGACCCGCGATTTCGCCACCCTGACGGTCAAGGCTGATCCAGCGGCGGTCAAGCTGACCGACGATGAGGTCAAGGCTTACTACGACGAACACGCCAAGGAGTTCATGACCCCGGATCAGGTGATCATCGATTACCTCGAACTGAAGAAGTCTTCGTTCTTCGATCAGGTCGCGGTCAAGGATGAAGACCTGCAAGCGGCGTATCAGAAAGAGATCGCCAACCTGTCGGAACAGCGTCGTGCCGCTCACATCCTGATCGAAGTGAACGACAAGACCACCGAAGCGCAGGCCAAAGCGAAGATCGACGAAGTCCAGGCGCGTCTGGCCAAGGGCGAGAAGTTCGAAGCGCTGGCCAAGGAGTTCTCGCAGGATCCGGGTTCGGCCAACAATGGCGGTGACCTCGGTTACGCCGGTCCTGGCGTCTACGATCCAGCATTCGAAAAAGCGCTGTACTCGTTGTCGAAAGACCAAGTGTCGGAGCCGGTTCGCACTGATTTCGGTTATCACCTGATCAAGCTGCTGGGTGTGGAAGCGCCTGAAGTGCCAACGCTGGCCAGCCTGAAAGACAAGCTGACCCGCGAGCTGAAAGCCGCGCAGGTCGAGCAGCGTTTCGTCGAAGCGACCAAACAACTGGAAGATTCGGCGTTCGAAGCGTCCGACCTGGCTCAGCCAGCCGCCGATTTGAAGCTTACCGTGCACACCTCCAAGCCGTTCGGCCGCGAGGGTGGCGAAGGGGTTGCTGCCAACCGCGCCGTGGTCACTGCTGCGTTCAGTCCTGAAGTCATCGATGAAGGCGCCAACAGCACCGCCATCGAGCTGGACCCGGAAACCGTGATCGTGCTGCGTGCCAAGGAACACCTCAAGCCTGCCCAGTTGCCATTGGAAAGCGTGAGCGCGGCCATCCGTGCGCAACTGACCAAGGAACACGCCAGCGCTGCGGCCAAGACCCGTGCCGAGAAGCTGATCGCTGACCTGCGCGACGGCAAGGCGCCGCTAGACAAGGCGATTGATGGCCAGAGCTGGAAAGTCACCGAAGCGGCTACCCGTGGTCAGGAAGGTGTCGAGCCGGTCGTGCTGCAGGCCCTGTTCCGCATGCCTAAGCCGGCGTCCAAGGACAAACCGACGTTCAGCAATGTCACGTTGCCGGACGGTAGCCTGATGATCGTGCGCCTCAATGGCGTTAACGAAGCGGCGGCGCCGACCGATGAAGAGAAGGCGCAGTACCGTCGCTTCCTCGCGTCCCGTGAAGGTCAGCAAGACTTTGCGGCGTATCGCAAGCAGTTGGAGAGCCAGGCGGACATCAAGCGGTACTGA
- a CDS encoding MFS transporter, whose protein sequence is MNDTQLCGTTLTPAIDSGARLPLSALLALAMAGFITVMTEALPAGLLPQMSSGLHVSQALIGQLVTLYAIGSILAAIPLTIATRGWRRRPLLLAAIAGFAIANSLTALSQWYWLTLIARFIAGVFAGLLWALLAGYASRMVAPHLQGRAITVAMLGAPIALSLGIPAGTLLGTLVGWRLSFAIMTLLTVILVIWVRWQVPDFAGEREEKRLPLRQVFTLPGVRSVLLVTLTYVVAHNLLYTYIAPFLQPSGLAANVDRVLLVFGLASVLSLWIVGNLIDRWLREMVLISAGLFLLSAIALGVWRESPSVIYLATAVWGLAFGAMPSLLQTASAKAAGDAADTAQSMLVTLWNVGIAGGGLVGGLLLADPGVGAFPWIVTGLLGVTLYTTLSARNHGFAAAG, encoded by the coding sequence ATGAACGACACACAACTCTGTGGCACCACGCTGACACCCGCTATCGACTCCGGCGCACGCCTGCCCCTGTCCGCACTGCTGGCCCTGGCCATGGCGGGATTCATTACGGTCATGACCGAAGCCTTGCCGGCGGGCCTGTTACCGCAAATGAGCAGCGGCCTGCACGTCTCTCAGGCACTGATTGGCCAGTTGGTCACGCTGTACGCGATCGGCTCGATACTGGCAGCGATTCCTCTGACCATCGCCACTCGCGGCTGGCGACGCCGCCCGTTGTTGCTGGCCGCCATTGCTGGGTTTGCCATCGCCAACAGCCTCACCGCCCTGTCGCAGTGGTACTGGCTGACGCTGATCGCACGCTTTATTGCCGGTGTATTTGCCGGATTGCTGTGGGCCCTGCTGGCAGGCTACGCAAGCCGCATGGTTGCCCCACACCTGCAAGGCCGGGCCATTACAGTCGCCATGCTCGGTGCACCGATTGCGTTGTCGCTGGGCATTCCCGCCGGCACCTTGCTCGGGACGCTGGTGGGCTGGCGGCTGAGCTTTGCGATCATGACCCTGTTGACGGTGATATTGGTGATCTGGGTACGTTGGCAAGTGCCGGACTTCGCCGGCGAACGTGAGGAAAAACGCCTGCCCTTGCGTCAGGTGTTTACCCTGCCGGGCGTGCGATCCGTCTTGTTGGTCACCCTTACCTACGTTGTCGCACATAACCTGCTGTACACCTACATCGCCCCGTTCCTGCAACCGTCCGGCCTTGCTGCCAATGTCGATCGGGTGTTGCTGGTGTTCGGCCTGGCGTCGGTGTTGAGCCTGTGGATCGTCGGCAACCTGATAGATCGCTGGCTGCGCGAAATGGTGCTGATCAGTGCAGGGCTTTTCCTGCTGTCGGCCATAGCGCTAGGTGTGTGGCGCGAATCGCCGAGCGTGATTTACCTCGCGACCGCTGTATGGGGATTGGCGTTTGGGGCGATGCCGTCGCTGCTGCAAACCGCCTCGGCAAAAGCCGCTGGGGATGCCGCCGACACTGCACAATCGATGCTGGTGACGCTATGGAATGTCGGAATTGCCGGTGGGGGACTGGTGGGAGGTCTGCTGCTGGCTGACCCAGGTGTGGGAGCATTTCCGTGGATAGTCACGGGGTTGCTGGGGGTGACGCTGTATACGACGCTTAGCGCACGCAACCACGGGTTTGCGGCTGCCGGGTAA